In the Malaclemys terrapin pileata isolate rMalTer1 chromosome 12, rMalTer1.hap1, whole genome shotgun sequence genome, one interval contains:
- the LOC128847015 gene encoding olfactory receptor 12D1-like, translated as MENQTEVSEFILLGLTKLQELQCFLFALFLLLYMASVLGNGAIMAVVLAEPRLHTPMYFFLGNLSCLDICYSTVTVPKMLAGFLSRHQIISFTGCLIQLHFFHFLGSSEAVLLAVMAYDRYVAICNPLRYRLVMNPRVCLLLAVATWSSGFLHALMHTVMTSRLHFCGPNHVHHFFCDIKPLLSLACSSTRLNLSLLNIVTGGIVIGPFILTLLSYLYIISFLLLKVKSRESRRKAFSTCTSHLTVVTLLYIPVIFNYVLPSQGYSQETDMIATLMYSIVTCVLNPVIYTLRNQEVKSALRKVVGRKLFPGRT; from the coding sequence ATGGAGAACCAGACGGAGGTGAGCGAGTTCATCCTCCTGGGTCTAACCAAGCTCCAGGAGCTGCAGTGCTTCCTCTTCGCTCTCTTCCTGCTTCTTTACATGGCCAGTGTGCTGGGGAATGGGGCTATCATGGCCGTGGTGCTGGCCGAGCCCCggctccacacccccatgtacttcttcttgGGCAACCTCTCCTGCTTAGACATCTGCTACTCCACAGTCACCGTACCCAAGATGCTGGCTGGCTTCCTCTCGAGACATCAGATCATCTCCTTCACGGGCTGCCTGATCCAGCTCCATTTCTTCCACTTCCTTGGCAGCAGCGAGGCCGTGCTGTTGGCTGTCATGGCCTACGAccgctatgtggccatctgcaACCCACTGCGCTACAGGCTGGTCATGAACCCACGGGTCTGCCTGCTCCTGGCAGTGGCCACCTGGTCCAGTGGTTTCCTGCATGCCCTGATGCACACGGTCATGACCTCCCGGCTGCATTTCTGTGGCCCCAATCATGTCcaccatttcttctgtgacatcaAACCCTTGCTGAGCCTGGCCTGCAGTAGCACCCGCCTCAACCTGAGCCTCCTCAACATCGTCACTGGAGGCATCGTGATAGGCCCATTCATACTTACACTCCTCTCCTACCTCTACatcatctccttcctcctcctgaaGGTAAAATCACGGGAGAGCAGGAGGaaggccttctccacctgcacctcCCACCTCACGGTGGTCACTTTACTCTACATCCCCGTTATCTTTAACTATGTACTGCCCTCTCAGGGGTATTCCCAAGAGACGGACATGATAGCTACCCTCATGTACAGCATCGTCACCTGTGTCCTGAACCCCGTGATCTACACTCTGAGGAACCAGGAGGTGAAATCTGCTCTGAGGAAAGTGGTAGGAAGAAAACTATTCCCTGGAAGGACGTGA